A single region of the Metarhizium brunneum chromosome 6, complete sequence genome encodes:
- the CTF1-ALPHA_1 gene encoding Cutinase transcription factor 1 alpha, giving the protein MFAAAGNFVDEKLLTGELGFTKAELKAEASERAMALYDLEYEKETMTIIQSTYLMSYHLGGINADRGPWYWIGIAINLAYGAGLHRLSPCELQTCPTCHSRQWAQLWWSIYCREAWLSLAYNRPMRIQLDEVSTTVPTQVEVASICIDIFDERYHKYLPREIDDLVSMWLYLVRISLTLGDILSKLYASESSRPTQQPINYTEDDVGAHLCELSDESLGSELIKVHLYQLRLYRETTVIALYHPHVQGLQDYQSEEHQS; this is encoded by the exons ATGTTTGCCGCGGCAGGGAAT TTTGTTGACGAGAAGCTGCTGACCGGGGAGCTCGGGTTCACGAAAGCAGAGCTCAAGGCAGAAGCGTCCGAACGGGCCATG GCATTGTACGACTTGGAATACGAGAAGGAGACGATGACTATTATTCAGTCCACGTACCTGATGAGCTACCACCTTGGAGGCATTAATGCTGATAGAGGACCGTGGTATTGGATAGGCATTGCTATTAATCTGGCTTATGGTGCTGGCCTTCATCGCCTCTCACCCTGCGAATTACAGACTTGTCCAACCTGCCATTCACGCCAGTGGGCACAACTTTGGTGGAGTATTTACTGCCGCGAAGCGTGGCTCTCCCTCGCCTATAATCGCCCGATGCGAATACAGCTGGATGAAGTATCAACAACCGTTCCAACCCAAGTCGAAGTCGCATCCATCTGCATCGACATTTTCGACGAAAGGTATCATAAATATCTACCTCGGGAAATTGACGATCTAGTTAGTATGTGGTTATACCTCGTCAGAATCTCACTTACTCTAGGCGATATTTTATCCAAGTTGTACGCGTCAGAGTCCTCGAGGCCGACACAGCAACCAATAAACTACACCGAGGACGATGTTGGGGCGCATCTATGCGAATTATCCGATGAGAGTCTTGGGAGCGAGCTTATAAAGGTGCATCTGTACCAGCTTCGACTTTATCGCGA AACAACCGTGATTGCCTTGTACCACCC